One Dietzia sp. JS16-p6b genomic window carries:
- a CDS encoding GNAT family N-acetyltransferase — MAPRSGNAAMIEVRPADRFDDVAVLLGPKKNPDATVCWCLSHRLDSGTNTSLLGPARGEFVRDLCSREVAPGVLAYLGSEPVGWAGVAPRRDLPIARSRVVPTVDTQPVWSIFCVRVRPGYRGRGIARELVEGAVEFARDHGAPAVEAVPVDNGAEKVNLTMAFVGFRSLFEEAGFVKVADTTSVAGGFPRIVMRRQIIREPIRGE, encoded by the coding sequence ATGGCACCTCGCAGTGGGAACGCAGCGATGATCGAGGTGCGTCCGGCGGACAGGTTCGATGACGTGGCGGTACTGCTGGGCCCCAAGAAGAACCCGGATGCCACCGTGTGTTGGTGCCTGAGCCACCGACTGGATTCCGGGACCAACACCTCCCTGCTGGGGCCCGCCCGTGGCGAGTTCGTCCGCGACCTGTGCTCGCGGGAGGTCGCCCCGGGAGTGCTCGCCTATCTCGGATCCGAACCCGTGGGATGGGCGGGAGTCGCGCCGCGCCGCGATCTCCCTATCGCGCGGTCCCGGGTGGTACCGACCGTCGACACGCAACCCGTGTGGTCGATCTTCTGCGTCCGCGTCCGCCCCGGGTACCGGGGCCGGGGGATCGCACGCGAGTTGGTCGAGGGCGCGGTCGAGTTCGCGCGTGATCACGGTGCGCCCGCCGTCGAGGCGGTGCCCGTGGACAACGGTGCGGAGAAGGTCAATCTGACGATGGCATTCGTGGGGTTCCGCTCCCTGTTCGAGGAGGCGGGATTCGTCAAGGTCGCCGATACCACCTCGGTGGCGGGGGGCTTTCCCCGGATCGTCATGAGGCGCCAGATCATCCGAGAACCGATCCGCGGAGAGTGA
- a CDS encoding glycoside hydrolase family 3 C-terminal domain-containing protein, translating into MTSDTGSAPTDPDLGLDLDQQAALGSGASFWRTEELAGVPALVLTDGPHGVRFQSGASDHLGLAESDPATCFPPASGLAQSWDPDLARRIGAALATEALAVGVGVLLGPGINIKRDPRAGRNFEYFSEDPHLTGVMATQLVRGLQAGGVGASVKHFAANNSEHDRMRASSDVDPRPLREIYLRAFERVVRDARPWSVMTAYNRINGVYASENRWLLTDLLRDEWGFDGAVISDWGAVADRVASVRAGLDLQMPGPADLDDADVVRAARQGELDRAHVGRAATAVARLAIRARDGRHASQDREGQPVEVDTDTHHELAREAAEASIVLLANDDGLLPLSPGTGVAVIGAFAREPRIQGGGSSRVSPTRVDVPLTEIRRIAGDDRVTYAAGFGAGDDAGRLLAEAVAVASDAEVAVLMLGLTDDQESEGVDRPHIDLPGDQLRLLDAVAAVRDRIVVILSAGSVVDLAPVVPHATAILSGALLGQGGGRALARVLYGHASPSGRLAETVPLRIEDAPSWDNFPAEDSHLRYGEGIFVGYRGYGHRRREVRFPFGHGLSYTRFEYRSLSVVAGDEGQRGDGVRAEAIRTEEWTARVEVHNTGPVRGREIVQIYSSLPASVRRRAPRELVGFGHIDLDPGQSGVLEVAVERRDLAYWDEPAGRWLVEGGGYVFAAAASSRDIRVEVTVPITGDPRPVRIDLESTIAEAMADPDARLILDEVFRPLAANAGDASGAVGASIEDLVGSIPVGRMLSGFLGLDRQAVAGIAEQLARIHR; encoded by the coding sequence ATGACATCAGACACCGGGTCGGCACCGACCGACCCCGACCTCGGTCTTGATCTCGACCAGCAGGCGGCGCTGGGGAGCGGCGCCTCGTTCTGGCGCACCGAGGAGCTGGCCGGGGTGCCCGCACTCGTCCTGACCGACGGGCCACACGGGGTGCGGTTCCAGTCCGGGGCCTCGGACCATCTCGGACTCGCCGAGAGCGACCCGGCCACGTGTTTCCCCCCGGCGTCGGGGCTGGCGCAGAGCTGGGATCCCGACCTGGCCCGCCGGATCGGGGCCGCGCTGGCCACCGAGGCGCTGGCCGTCGGGGTGGGGGTTCTGCTCGGTCCGGGGATCAACATCAAGCGCGACCCGCGGGCCGGCCGCAACTTCGAGTACTTCAGCGAGGACCCCCACCTCACCGGGGTCATGGCGACGCAACTCGTCCGCGGCCTGCAGGCGGGAGGCGTCGGAGCCTCGGTCAAGCACTTCGCCGCGAACAACTCCGAGCACGACCGCATGCGGGCGAGCTCCGACGTCGACCCGCGGCCGTTACGGGAGATCTACCTGCGGGCCTTCGAACGCGTGGTGCGGGACGCACGGCCGTGGTCCGTGATGACGGCGTACAACAGGATCAACGGTGTGTACGCCTCGGAGAACCGGTGGCTTCTCACCGACCTTCTGCGCGACGAATGGGGATTCGACGGGGCCGTCATCAGCGACTGGGGGGCCGTGGCGGACCGGGTGGCCTCCGTACGCGCGGGGCTGGACCTGCAGATGCCCGGGCCCGCCGACCTCGACGACGCCGACGTGGTCCGCGCCGCCCGGCAGGGCGAGCTCGACCGGGCCCATGTCGGGCGGGCCGCCACCGCCGTGGCGCGGTTGGCGATCCGCGCCCGCGACGGACGGCATGCCTCGCAGGATCGCGAGGGCCAGCCGGTGGAGGTGGACACCGACACTCACCACGAGCTCGCACGGGAGGCGGCGGAGGCCTCGATCGTGCTGCTGGCCAACGACGACGGCCTGCTCCCGCTCTCCCCGGGCACCGGCGTCGCGGTGATCGGCGCGTTCGCCCGCGAGCCGCGCATCCAGGGCGGTGGCAGCTCCCGCGTCTCCCCCACCCGGGTCGACGTGCCCCTGACGGAGATCCGCCGGATCGCCGGGGACGACCGCGTCACCTACGCCGCGGGTTTCGGGGCGGGTGACGACGCCGGCCGCCTCCTCGCCGAGGCGGTCGCTGTGGCATCCGACGCCGAGGTGGCCGTCCTCATGCTCGGGCTGACCGACGACCAGGAGTCGGAGGGGGTGGATCGCCCGCACATCGATCTGCCCGGTGACCAGCTCCGGCTCCTCGACGCGGTCGCGGCTGTGCGGGACCGGATCGTGGTGATCCTGTCGGCCGGATCCGTGGTGGACCTGGCCCCCGTGGTTCCCCACGCCACCGCGATTCTGTCCGGGGCGCTGTTGGGACAGGGCGGTGGCCGGGCGCTCGCGAGAGTGCTCTACGGTCACGCCTCCCCGTCCGGGCGACTGGCCGAGACGGTCCCGCTCCGCATCGAGGACGCTCCCAGCTGGGACAACTTCCCTGCCGAGGACTCGCACCTGCGGTACGGCGAAGGAATCTTCGTCGGCTACCGCGGATACGGCCACCGGCGTCGCGAGGTGCGCTTCCCGTTCGGCCACGGCCTGTCCTACACGCGGTTCGAGTACCGGTCCCTGTCCGTCGTCGCCGGGGACGAAGGACAACGAGGCGACGGAGTGCGGGCCGAGGCGATACGCACCGAGGAGTGGACGGCACGGGTGGAGGTCCACAACACCGGCCCGGTCCGGGGCCGCGAGATCGTCCAGATCTACTCCTCGCTCCCGGCGTCGGTGCGCAGGCGGGCGCCGAGGGAGCTCGTGGGATTCGGGCACATCGATCTCGATCCCGGGCAGAGCGGGGTCCTGGAGGTGGCTGTCGAACGCCGTGACCTGGCGTACTGGGACGAGCCGGCCGGGAGGTGGCTGGTGGAAGGGGGCGGGTACGTCTTCGCCGCCGCCGCGTCCAGTAGGGACATCCGGGTCGAGGTCACCGTGCCGATCACCGGCGATCCACGCCCGGTCCGGATCGACCTCGAGTCCACCATCGCCGAGGCGATGGCGGACCCCGACGCACGACTGATCCTCGACGAGGTATTCCGCCCGCTCGCCGCGAATGCCGGCGACGCGAGCGGCGCAGTGGGGGCCTCGATCGAGGACCTGGTGGGGTCCATCCCCGTGGGTCGGATGCTCTCCGGGTTCCTGGGCCTGGACCGGCAGGCGGTGGCGGGGATCGCCGAGCAGCTCGCCCGGATCCACCGGTGA
- a CDS encoding helix-turn-helix domain-containing protein has protein sequence MRTVSEWSFLTSHARVLMCIARVDHLRVHEIADRVGIPEPEVRRIVGDLEGAGYLTLDPGVPSGRYRLDERVASRVPTGRDAAVLDVYPRATRPPGPGPTLAPVTRLDSRRSATTSAWAVLLVSDTRHLAAAVRGANSYMAHLRRVLPPASPHDTALVGVWVFAGDDGRSRMVMGEASLAARSSVSMSGLWTLVWIDVPRPQRDAGTDHARRVALTSVASRHPHAPFPATFYACFAADHPPTLITSELRRLGAICPQVETGRWFVSDEHGFRGPVIEPGPAGDEREPAHPGGVAHGTPLHRVPPPP, from the coding sequence ATGAGAACCGTGTCGGAGTGGTCTTTTCTCACCAGTCATGCGCGGGTGCTGATGTGCATCGCCCGCGTCGACCACCTGCGGGTCCACGAGATCGCTGACCGGGTCGGCATACCCGAACCGGAAGTCCGGCGAATAGTCGGAGATCTCGAGGGTGCGGGATACCTCACGCTCGACCCCGGGGTCCCGAGCGGCCGATACCGGCTGGACGAGAGAGTGGCCTCCCGCGTGCCCACCGGACGGGACGCCGCCGTCCTCGACGTCTACCCCCGGGCGACCCGGCCCCCCGGTCCCGGGCCGACTCTGGCCCCGGTCACACGACTCGACTCCCGACGGTCAGCCACGACCTCTGCGTGGGCGGTGCTGTTGGTCAGCGACACACGCCATCTCGCCGCCGCGGTGAGAGGCGCCAACTCCTATATGGCCCATCTCCGACGCGTCCTACCGCCCGCCAGCCCCCACGACACCGCCCTGGTGGGCGTCTGGGTATTCGCCGGCGACGACGGGCGCTCCCGCATGGTCATGGGCGAGGCGTCTCTGGCGGCTCGGAGCTCGGTCTCGATGTCAGGGCTGTGGACCCTGGTCTGGATCGACGTACCACGACCACAGCGGGACGCCGGCACCGACCACGCGCGACGAGTCGCGCTGACCTCCGTCGCCTCCCGACATCCGCACGCTCCGTTCCCGGCGACCTTCTACGCCTGTTTCGCGGCAGACCACCCGCCGACGCTCATCACCTCGGAGTTACGTCGGCTCGGAGCCATCTGTCCACAGGTGGAGACCGGACGATGGTTCGTCTCCGATGAGCACGGATTCCGAGGTCCGGTCATCGAACCGGGCCCGGCCGGTGACGAGCGGGAGCCGGCCCACCCGGGCGGGGTCGCGCATGGGACGCCTCTCCACCGGGTCCCGCCTCCCCCGTGA
- a CDS encoding dihydrofolate reductase family protein produces MGTLSYTATISIDGYAADANGDFAWTAPGGDVFRFHVERMGSISHEILGRNTYQLMTYWQAEPEDASWSPDEHEFARRWQDLTHIAVSETMAEADLLSARDLLLPRLDPARLREIVDGAAGEVEIFGPTTASEAISAGMVDDFRFFVVPRVVGGGLRALPPGAELDLELVEHRVFDSGTVLLHYRRRATGRST; encoded by the coding sequence ATGGGAACGCTGAGTTACACCGCCACCATCTCCATCGACGGATACGCCGCCGACGCGAACGGAGACTTCGCCTGGACCGCGCCGGGCGGGGACGTCTTCAGGTTTCACGTGGAACGAATGGGGTCGATATCGCACGAGATCCTGGGGCGTAACACCTACCAGTTGATGACCTACTGGCAGGCCGAACCCGAGGACGCTTCCTGGAGCCCGGACGAGCACGAGTTCGCCCGTCGGTGGCAGGACCTCACACACATCGCCGTGTCGGAGACCATGGCCGAGGCGGACCTGCTCTCCGCCCGGGATCTCCTGCTGCCGCGTCTCGATCCCGCCCGGCTCCGAGAGATCGTCGACGGCGCGGCGGGCGAGGTCGAGATATTCGGGCCCACCACCGCGAGCGAGGCGATCAGCGCCGGGATGGTCGACGACTTCCGGTTCTTCGTCGTCCCCAGGGTGGTCGGTGGGGGCCTGCGCGCGCTGCCGCCGGGCGCCGAACTCGACCTGGAGTTGGTCGAACATCGCGTCTTCGACAGCGGCACCGTGCTCTTGCATTACAGGCGTCGAGCGACCGGCCGGAGCACCTAG
- a CDS encoding proton-conducting transporter membrane subunit: MHEVAVTSERRFEPPEGGTVNVLLVVSVLCPVVTCLAGRAGRRAGRIAVAATALATAAAVVVAVVVTLDGPVSAVITTGSTESVVIGFTADRVSILLLLLVLGVSAVVQAFSRRYLRGDPRAGRFAGGTAAITTATAAMVTSATLIGLALAWSAIGLGLWWLLWVYRADAWVPQAVARTARMVVVGDVALWTAVVVATVHWGNVDLRTLDLPTTTSAEGAVVAVMLVVAAIARSALIPMSGWLPATVAAPTPLSALLHAGIVNGGGVLMIRVHPMIDSSVTAMLLAFAAGALTAVYGTAVMLTRPDLKSALAYSTVGQMGFMVMTCALGAYSAALFHLLAHGMYKSTLFLGSGSAVADHLADRSAPPAPALRPSARRAYAAVAVVVPVVVLAAALWLWQAGLGIAHQGTAVILAFAWATGTRLMWGWTRRATGPGSVVTFTLALAAVMVAYLGALKALSSFVDPTLQAAGPAALAGWTLVPVFAAMALLSAVRFAPVPGLADVRKNIYVASLSAGDQGPRPLPLPPRPAGAEPPAPARTLAPAVRGES, encoded by the coding sequence ATGCACGAGGTCGCGGTGACGAGTGAGCGGCGGTTCGAGCCGCCGGAAGGGGGGACGGTGAACGTCCTGCTGGTGGTGTCGGTGCTGTGTCCTGTGGTGACCTGTCTGGCCGGACGCGCGGGGCGGCGCGCGGGCCGAATCGCTGTGGCGGCCACCGCCCTCGCCACCGCGGCAGCGGTGGTCGTCGCCGTCGTCGTGACACTCGACGGCCCGGTGTCCGCGGTCATCACCACCGGGTCGACCGAGTCGGTGGTGATCGGGTTCACCGCCGACCGGGTCTCGATCCTGCTGTTGCTCCTGGTGCTCGGGGTGAGCGCCGTGGTGCAGGCCTTCTCCCGCCGGTATCTGCGGGGCGATCCCCGGGCGGGTCGCTTCGCCGGCGGGACCGCGGCGATCACCACCGCCACGGCGGCGATGGTGACGTCGGCAACCCTGATAGGTCTGGCCCTGGCATGGTCGGCCATCGGTCTCGGGCTGTGGTGGCTGTTGTGGGTGTATCGCGCTGACGCCTGGGTGCCGCAGGCGGTCGCCCGAACGGCGCGCATGGTCGTCGTCGGCGACGTCGCTCTGTGGACGGCAGTGGTCGTGGCCACGGTGCACTGGGGAAACGTGGATCTGCGCACGCTCGATCTGCCCACGACGACCTCAGCGGAGGGGGCGGTGGTGGCGGTCATGCTCGTCGTGGCGGCTATCGCACGCTCGGCGCTCATACCGATGTCGGGGTGGCTGCCCGCCACCGTCGCCGCACCGACACCCCTCTCGGCCCTGTTGCACGCAGGCATCGTCAACGGGGGTGGGGTGCTGATGATCCGGGTGCATCCGATGATCGATTCCTCCGTGACCGCCATGCTCCTGGCCTTCGCCGCGGGAGCCCTCACCGCCGTCTACGGCACCGCCGTCATGTTGACCAGGCCCGACCTCAAGTCCGCACTGGCCTATTCCACGGTTGGACAGATGGGATTCATGGTGATGACCTGCGCACTCGGCGCCTACTCCGCGGCGTTGTTCCACCTGCTCGCCCACGGGATGTACAAGTCCACGCTCTTCCTCGGCTCCGGGTCCGCGGTGGCCGATCACCTCGCCGACCGAAGCGCGCCGCCGGCACCGGCCCTCCGACCCTCGGCGCGCCGGGCGTACGCGGCGGTAGCGGTCGTGGTCCCCGTGGTGGTTCTCGCGGCGGCACTGTGGCTCTGGCAGGCGGGACTGGGTATCGCCCACCAGGGCACCGCGGTGATCCTGGCCTTCGCCTGGGCTACGGGCACACGACTGATGTGGGGATGGACCCGCCGCGCGACCGGCCCGGGATCGGTCGTCACCTTCACCCTGGCCCTCGCCGCGGTGATGGTCGCTTACCTGGGGGCGTTGAAGGCACTCAGCTCTTTCGTCGACCCCACCCTGCAGGCCGCAGGCCCCGCCGCGTTGGCCGGTTGGACCCTGGTCCCGGTCTTCGCCGCGATGGCACTGCTCTCCGCCGTGCGGTTCGCACCGGTGCCGGGACTGGCCGACGTACGCAAGAACATCTACGTGGCGTCGCTGAGCGCCGGTGACCAGGGGCCGCGGCCGTTGCCGCTCCCGCCCCGGCCCGCCGGTGCCGAACCCCCCGCTCCCGCCCGCACGCTCGCTCCTGCCGTGAGAGGAGAATCATGA
- a CDS encoding DUF190 domain-containing protein: protein MTKIEVIVPGSDAPDVRRLIEHSGATGFTTISGVSGLGHHGYREGGLLFNEQETLALLITVIPDHRVDALLVGLRSLLDEASGVMFVTDTYVSRPDYFT, encoded by the coding sequence ATGACCAAGATCGAAGTGATCGTCCCGGGATCCGACGCCCCCGACGTGCGACGACTCATCGAGCATTCCGGCGCGACCGGTTTCACCACCATTTCCGGGGTGTCCGGGCTGGGCCACCACGGATACCGGGAGGGCGGACTGCTGTTCAACGAGCAGGAGACCCTCGCCCTGCTCATCACCGTCATCCCTGATCACCGTGTCGATGCGCTGCTCGTCGGACTGCGGTCCCTGCTCGACGAGGCCTCGGGGGTCATGTTCGTCACCGACACCTACGTCAGCCGCCCGGACTACTTCACCTGA
- a CDS encoding HdeD family acid-resistance protein has translation MSTSTASQPSASHPTAGQTTAAQVAKSVRLALLTGGLLAIGFGIAVLVWPEKTAVAITGVLAFYAIVGGVVYASVGLLAKNHGTGSRVGHVLLGLLWVIAGAFAFVSLQESAAFLAIFITVMIGVMWIIEGFTALFTLGESGAKGVTIVFAIISVLAGVSLLSTPVWGAGFLWWLLGISLVVLGALNVFRALSHGGSR, from the coding sequence ATGTCCACGTCCACCGCCTCCCAACCCTCCGCCTCCCACCCCACAGCTGGCCAGACCACCGCTGCCCAGGTCGCCAAGAGCGTCCGTCTCGCGCTGCTGACCGGCGGCCTACTGGCCATCGGCTTCGGTATCGCCGTCCTGGTCTGGCCGGAGAAGACCGCCGTCGCCATCACCGGCGTGCTCGCCTTCTACGCCATCGTCGGCGGGGTCGTGTACGCCTCGGTCGGCCTGCTCGCCAAGAACCACGGGACGGGCAGTCGGGTCGGTCACGTCCTGCTCGGCCTGCTGTGGGTCATCGCCGGCGCCTTCGCTTTTGTCTCACTGCAGGAATCCGCGGCCTTTCTCGCCATCTTCATCACCGTGATGATCGGCGTCATGTGGATCATCGAGGGCTTCACCGCTCTGTTCACCCTCGGCGAGTCCGGCGCGAAGGGAGTGACGATCGTGTTCGCGATCATCTCGGTCCTCGCGGGAGTCTCCCTGTTGAGCACCCCGGTGTGGGGCGCCGGCTTCCTGTGGTGGCTCCTGGGGATCTCCCTCGTCGTGCTCGGGGCGCTCAACGTCTTCCGCGCGCTGTCCCACGGGGGATCGCGCTGA
- a CDS encoding DUF2309 domain-containing protein: MTTPADQRAVDRTRVRAEISVAARVLTPVWPLGSFIAVNPLGGLEHRPFHEALVAAGDLYGAEGTLGESRFRAAHAAGRITSHDLLEALERQVPEAVRAAPVEIAGRVRTPAEVLTADLLHGSIPPAPTRRLLTRSERTCPHTAAAIDALTAKWCSAFLDPGQAAWSLPGREHGFYRAWADLAARDTTLPPVARRNLRELPSDPADAVTTALHLLGVGYGGERIAYLRAHLTRLPGWAGHVLWRSNSPGSGIDLVDYLALRLSYEAHLLDASRGVPDLDPAPAPRATSRSDRAHLAARALGAIGRNADEEADVARILDHMPVASRPLVWLDAYETNYRRGLLARLRDPAPSSTSDRAEAQLVLCIDPRSEGLRRHLEGLGGYRTFGFAGFFAVACRIHGLAKGDPTVSAPALVTPQIDLYEQPAPTARGEARRTLAGLNSLTATTDAVHTAKADLAAPFVLAEILGWANGPAAAAKTIAPRHVRRWRARVRARIAPVARTVIDTASSLSLDQRVQIAETALSVMGLTTDFARLVVLCGHGASTENNPYHSALTCGACGGNAGGPNARAAVDILNDRGVRDALSGRGIAIPDDTWFVAAEHDTTTDHVVVLDRHQIPESHRDDLERLVGDLAEAGERLAIERSALLPGAPVSPEPGAAARHVDARGADWAQVYPEWGLAGNAAIIIGPRAVTEGVDLRRRCFLHSYNADEDPSGSALETILTAPVVVAQWINCQYYFSTVAPRTFGAGTKTTHNVVGGIGVVTGPGGDLRTGLPWQSVAVGDHLAHEPMRLLVLVHAPHERIDAILARNPGVRDLVDNHWITLLARNDQSPRWHHRTRGGWTPYPTEIGE, from the coding sequence ATGACCACGCCCGCCGATCAGAGGGCCGTGGATCGCACACGGGTCCGCGCCGAGATCAGTGTGGCCGCCCGCGTGCTCACCCCCGTGTGGCCGCTGGGCAGCTTCATCGCCGTCAACCCGCTCGGCGGTCTGGAACATCGGCCCTTCCATGAGGCGCTCGTGGCGGCCGGGGATCTCTACGGCGCCGAGGGGACCCTCGGTGAATCGAGGTTCCGCGCCGCCCACGCCGCCGGTCGAATCACCAGCCACGACCTCCTCGAAGCACTCGAACGCCAGGTCCCCGAGGCGGTCCGTGCGGCACCGGTCGAGATCGCCGGCCGCGTCCGGACCCCTGCGGAGGTACTGACAGCGGACCTCCTCCATGGCTCGATCCCGCCGGCCCCGACCCGGCGGCTGCTCACCCGCAGCGAACGCACCTGTCCGCACACGGCCGCGGCGATCGACGCCCTCACCGCCAAGTGGTGCTCGGCCTTTCTCGACCCCGGGCAGGCCGCCTGGTCTCTCCCCGGCCGCGAACACGGGTTCTATCGGGCCTGGGCCGATCTCGCGGCCCGCGACACCACCCTGCCACCGGTGGCCCGCCGGAACCTCAGGGAGCTGCCCTCCGACCCGGCCGATGCGGTCACGACCGCGTTGCACCTGCTCGGTGTGGGGTACGGGGGCGAGCGGATCGCCTACCTGCGGGCGCATCTGACGCGGCTCCCGGGCTGGGCCGGGCACGTCCTGTGGCGTAGCAACTCCCCCGGCTCCGGGATCGACCTGGTCGACTACCTCGCGCTGCGGCTCAGCTACGAAGCCCATCTGCTCGACGCCTCCCGTGGTGTCCCCGATCTGGATCCGGCACCCGCACCGCGAGCGACGTCGAGGTCGGACCGGGCGCATCTCGCGGCCCGCGCCCTGGGCGCGATCGGTCGCAACGCAGACGAGGAGGCGGACGTCGCGCGGATCCTCGACCACATGCCCGTGGCGTCCCGGCCCCTCGTCTGGCTCGACGCCTACGAGACGAATTACCGGCGAGGCCTCCTGGCCCGGTTGCGCGATCCCGCGCCGTCCTCGACGTCCGACCGCGCCGAGGCGCAACTGGTGCTGTGCATCGATCCTCGCTCCGAGGGGCTCAGGCGGCATCTGGAGGGGCTGGGCGGGTACCGGACATTCGGGTTCGCGGGGTTCTTCGCCGTGGCCTGCCGCATCCACGGTCTGGCGAAGGGGGACCCCACCGTCTCGGCTCCCGCGCTGGTGACGCCTCAGATCGACTTGTACGAACAACCGGCACCGACCGCGCGGGGGGAGGCGCGGCGGACCCTGGCCGGACTGAACTCGCTCACGGCCACCACCGACGCGGTTCACACCGCCAAAGCGGACCTGGCGGCACCATTCGTCCTCGCGGAGATCCTCGGCTGGGCCAACGGGCCGGCCGCGGCCGCCAAGACCATCGCACCCCGCCACGTCCGGCGGTGGCGCGCCCGTGTCCGCGCCCGGATCGCGCCCGTCGCCCGCACCGTGATCGACACCGCGAGCTCACTGAGCCTGGACCAACGGGTGCAGATCGCTGAGACGGCACTGTCAGTCATGGGCCTGACCACCGATTTCGCGCGACTGGTGGTGCTCTGCGGACACGGGGCGTCCACCGAGAACAACCCCTACCATTCGGCGCTGACCTGCGGGGCGTGCGGCGGCAACGCCGGCGGGCCCAACGCCCGCGCGGCCGTGGACATCCTCAACGACCGGGGCGTCCGCGATGCGCTGTCCGGTCGCGGTATCGCCATCCCGGACGACACCTGGTTCGTCGCCGCCGAGCACGACACCACCACCGACCACGTCGTCGTTCTGGATCGCCACCAGATCCCCGAGTCGCACCGAGACGACCTGGAGCGGCTCGTCGGGGACCTGGCCGAGGCCGGCGAGCGCCTCGCGATCGAACGCTCCGCTCTTCTTCCGGGGGCGCCCGTGAGCCCGGAGCCGGGCGCGGCCGCGCGCCACGTCGACGCGCGGGGTGCGGACTGGGCCCAGGTCTACCCCGAGTGGGGCCTCGCCGGGAACGCGGCGATCATCATCGGGCCGCGGGCGGTCACGGAGGGCGTCGACCTCCGTCGTCGATGCTTCCTGCACTCCTACAACGCCGACGAGGACCCGTCCGGGAGCGCGCTGGAGACGATCCTCACCGCGCCCGTGGTGGTCGCACAGTGGATCAATTGCCAGTACTACTTCTCCACCGTCGCCCCCCGGACCTTCGGCGCCGGCACCAAGACCACCCACAACGTCGTCGGCGGGATCGGTGTGGTCACCGGCCCCGGCGGCGACCTGCGAACCGGTCTGCCCTGGCAGTCCGTGGCGGTCGGTGATCACCTCGCGCATGAACCCATGCGTTTACTGGTCCTCGTCCACGCACCGCACGAGCGCATAGACGCGATCCTGGCCCGTAACCCCGGGGTTCGGGACCTCGTCGACAACCACTGGATCACCCTGCTGGCCCGGAACGACCAGTCCCCCCGATGGCACCACCGCACCCGCGGTGGATGGACCCCGTATCCCACCGAGATCGGAGAATGA
- a CDS encoding MFS transporter: protein MIFASLIGTTIEFYDFYIFATAAVSVFPLLFFHGGDSGAALLASMATFGTAFVARPLGSVIFGHYGDRLGRKVTLVGALLTMGIATFLIGLLPTIHQIGLWAPAMLTILRFFQGIGLGGEWSGAALLASETAQPGKRAFAAMWPQLGAPFGFILANGLFLVLTTWFAYDSTHSDLADPFLVWGWRLPFLLSIVMVAVGLYVRLRIEETPVFARAIADDQRVKTPVSEVFRRSWREIILGTFIMLATYGLFYLMTTWILSFAIGGEGTGGLGYGYRPFLTLQVLAIILFAVFVPVAGLLADALGRRRMLIGVTLAIIAFGLSFGWWLDPEAIGTGDDLDVTRMLLFLCVGMMLMGLTFGPMSAVLPELFPTNTRYTGSGVAYNFSAILGAALTPFVAVWLVQNYSVAYVGYYLAGLSVLTIISLVLAPETSKKSLYS from the coding sequence ATCATCTTCGCCTCGCTCATCGGCACGACCATCGAGTTCTACGACTTCTACATCTTCGCCACCGCCGCGGTCTCGGTCTTCCCTCTGCTCTTCTTCCACGGCGGCGACTCGGGCGCCGCTCTGCTCGCCTCCATGGCGACCTTCGGGACCGCGTTCGTCGCCCGACCGCTGGGCTCGGTGATCTTCGGCCACTACGGGGACCGGCTCGGGCGCAAGGTCACCCTCGTGGGGGCCTTGCTCACCATGGGGATCGCCACGTTCCTCATCGGACTGCTGCCGACCATCCACCAGATCGGGTTGTGGGCCCCGGCGATGCTCACCATCCTGCGCTTCTTCCAGGGCATCGGACTGGGCGGCGAGTGGTCGGGCGCGGCTCTTCTGGCCTCCGAGACCGCGCAACCCGGCAAGCGGGCTTTCGCCGCGATGTGGCCGCAGCTGGGTGCGCCGTTCGGATTCATCCTGGCCAACGGACTGTTCCTGGTGTTGACCACCTGGTTCGCCTACGACTCCACACACAGCGACCTGGCCGATCCGTTCCTGGTGTGGGGCTGGCGCCTGCCGTTCCTGCTGTCGATCGTCATGGTGGCAGTCGGCCTCTACGTCCGTCTCCGCATCGAGGAGACGCCGGTCTTCGCCCGGGCCATCGCGGACGACCAGCGGGTCAAGACGCCGGTGTCGGAGGTCTTCCGCAGGAGCTGGCGGGAGATCATCCTCGGCACCTTCATCATGCTGGCCACCTACGGCCTGTTCTACCTGATGACCACGTGGATCCTGTCCTTCGCGATCGGCGGGGAGGGCACCGGCGGGCTGGGGTACGGGTACCGGCCGTTCCTCACCCTGCAGGTGCTCGCGATCATCCTGTTCGCCGTGTTCGTGCCGGTGGCGGGGCTCCTGGCCGACGCGCTGGGGCGGCGACGCATGCTCATCGGGGTCACCCTCGCGATCATCGCCTTCGGGCTCAGCTTCGGCTGGTGGCTGGATCCCGAGGCGATCGGGACCGGTGACGACCTCGACGTGACCCGGATGCTGCTCTTCCTCTGCGTGGGGATGATGCTCATGGGGCTGACCTTCGGGCCGATGTCGGCCGTACTCCCGGAGCTGTTCCCCACCAACACCCGGTACACCGGCTCGGGGGTCGCGTACAACTTCTCGGCCATCCTCGGTGCCGCCCTGACCCCGTTCGTCGCGGTGTGGCTCGTGCAGAACTACTCGGTCGCCTACGTCGGGTACTACCTGGCGGGGCTGTCGGTGCTGACCATCATCTCGCTCGTCCTGGCCCCCGAGACCAGTAAGAAGTCCCTGTATTCGTGA